The Nitrospira sp. KM1 genome includes a window with the following:
- a CDS encoding alpha/beta fold hydrolase, with the protein MPYVTVGEENAGNIDLYYEDHGSGKPVVLIHGYPLSGASWEKQIPRLLNAGHRVITYDRRGFGKSSQPAEGYNYDMFAEDLHKLITSLKLQNFSLVGFSMGGGEIARYFGKYGSNGARKAAIIGGIPPFLLKTDDNPEGVDGSVFESIKKAVAGDRYAFFTEFFKNFYNTDLLLGKQVSEEAVRASWNLAASASATASLACVSTWVEDFRKDLTRMDVPTLVIHGDNDRIVPIAASGQRTAKLIKGARLVVVKGGPHCITWTHAEEVTAELLNFLRG; encoded by the coding sequence ATGCCCTACGTGACAGTCGGAGAAGAAAATGCCGGCAATATCGACCTTTACTATGAAGATCATGGCTCCGGAAAACCGGTGGTATTGATCCATGGATACCCATTGAGCGGCGCCTCCTGGGAAAAACAGATCCCTCGGCTGCTGAATGCCGGACACCGAGTCATCACCTACGATCGCCGAGGATTCGGCAAATCCAGTCAGCCCGCCGAGGGCTACAACTACGACATGTTTGCGGAAGACCTTCACAAACTGATCACCTCTTTGAAGTTGCAAAACTTCTCACTGGTCGGTTTTTCGATGGGCGGAGGTGAAATCGCCCGCTACTTCGGGAAATACGGTTCCAATGGCGCACGCAAGGCCGCCATCATCGGTGGGATACCTCCGTTCTTGCTGAAAACCGACGACAACCCCGAAGGCGTAGATGGCAGCGTGTTCGAGAGCATCAAGAAAGCCGTCGCCGGGGACCGCTATGCCTTCTTTACCGAGTTCTTCAAGAACTTTTACAACACCGACCTGCTTCTCGGTAAGCAGGTCAGCGAAGAAGCCGTACGCGCCAGCTGGAACCTCGCTGCAAGCGCTTCCGCAACCGCGAGTCTGGCATGTGTTTCAACCTGGGTCGAAGACTTCAGAAAAGATCTCACCCGCATGGATGTGCCCACGCTCGTCATTCACGGTGACAATGATCGCATCGTTCCGATTGCCGCGTCGGGTCAACGGACGGCCAAACTCATCAAAGGGGCCCGGCTGGTGGTGGTGAAGGGAGGGCCGCACTGCATTACCTGGACTCACGCAGAAGAAGTCACCGCCGAACTGCTGAACTTCTTACGCGGATGA
- a CDS encoding AsmA-like C-terminal region-containing protein yields the protein MTILIRIGIVLLLLGLVIVLLPFLIDLNKYQDQYKPLIEAALNRKISLGDIRLTLFPHVGVRLSDFSVQDDPTFGADSFASLSSLEVRARILPLLIGHLELDEIVLKDPIITLVKNKKGLLNVSTIGKAGMAEPSAPAPESPAYNPLGALGLDHISLLNGRVAYRDLLAGSSSAYTLQELNAELRNVHLGQTASLHLTASLQPLRLPIIVDGTFGPLTDPLSFETLHMQLVNGQNASAILLPLSQSPKKPLTVQNVQLQAEMNGLEARLLKLAFDLFQGRFTAQGGATLGSESPPFNGKASLQGVQLGPLMEHLNLPHVWVSGTGAGELSVQGRGFSKPAMTRNLKGGGHLVLKDGRIEGINLLQEATGVLEAAGFSKDMAKFTVFSTVESDFEMNQGRIQVKKFRMECPGFDATAIGTVGFDQTLNLKTSITLSESLSKKIAGTSRVVKTALTDGRMMIPLVITGTTQAPSFGLDAEAVKNRVVEQAKSKALEAVSGFLSKTFEKGSGALKKFFGN from the coding sequence ATGACTATCCTGATACGCATCGGGATCGTTCTTCTCCTGCTCGGTCTGGTCATTGTCCTGCTGCCCTTCCTCATTGACCTCAATAAGTATCAAGATCAGTACAAACCTCTCATCGAAGCGGCGCTCAACCGGAAGATCAGCCTGGGGGACATCCGGCTGACCCTTTTCCCCCACGTTGGTGTGCGGCTGTCTGACTTCAGTGTCCAGGATGATCCGACGTTCGGCGCCGACTCTTTTGCGTCGTTGAGTTCGTTGGAGGTGCGTGCCCGCATCCTGCCTCTCTTGATCGGACACCTCGAGCTCGATGAGATCGTGCTCAAGGATCCCATTATCACGCTCGTGAAAAACAAGAAGGGTCTGTTGAATGTGTCCACCATCGGGAAGGCGGGAATGGCGGAGCCGAGTGCGCCGGCACCGGAGTCACCCGCGTACAACCCACTCGGAGCGTTGGGATTGGATCACATCTCGCTTTTGAACGGGCGAGTCGCCTACCGCGATCTTTTAGCCGGCAGCTCTTCGGCGTATACGCTCCAAGAGTTGAACGCGGAACTTCGCAATGTTCACCTCGGCCAGACGGCATCGCTTCATCTCACGGCATCGCTACAGCCGCTGCGCTTGCCGATCATCGTCGACGGGACGTTTGGCCCTCTCACAGATCCGTTGAGCTTCGAGACCTTGCATATGCAGTTGGTCAACGGACAGAACGCGAGTGCTATCCTCCTTCCTTTGTCGCAGTCGCCAAAGAAACCGTTGACGGTCCAGAATGTCCAACTCCAGGCCGAGATGAATGGGCTTGAGGCACGTCTACTCAAACTGGCATTTGATTTGTTTCAAGGACGTTTCACGGCCCAGGGTGGCGCGACGCTGGGATCCGAATCTCCTCCATTTAATGGAAAGGCCTCTCTTCAGGGCGTCCAGCTCGGTCCGCTGATGGAACACCTGAACCTTCCGCATGTCTGGGTCAGCGGAACGGGTGCCGGTGAACTGTCTGTCCAGGGCCGTGGCTTTTCCAAACCGGCCATGACGCGCAACCTGAAGGGAGGCGGTCACTTGGTGCTCAAGGACGGGAGGATCGAAGGGATCAATCTGTTGCAAGAAGCTACGGGCGTGCTCGAAGCGGCGGGCTTTTCCAAGGACATGGCCAAATTCACGGTGTTTTCGACTGTTGAGAGCGATTTTGAGATGAATCAGGGACGCATTCAGGTGAAAAAGTTTCGAATGGAATGTCCCGGGTTCGATGCCACGGCAATAGGAACGGTGGGATTCGATCAGACGCTCAACCTGAAAACCAGCATCACGCTGTCCGAATCGCTCAGCAAAAAGATTGCCGGCACATCACGGGTCGTCAAGACTGCGCTCACGGACGGGCGCATGATGATTCCCCTTGTGATCACTGGGACGACGCAGGCGCCATCCTTTGGACTCGATGCGGAGGCCGTTAAAAATCGGGTCGTAGAACAGGCCAAAAGCAAGGCTCTTGAAGCTGTGAGCGGATTCTTGAGCAAGACATTCGAAAAAGGTTCCGGCGCGTTGAAGAAATTCTTTGGCAATTAA